Proteins encoded in a region of the Vicia villosa cultivar HV-30 ecotype Madison, WI linkage group LG5, Vvil1.0, whole genome shotgun sequence genome:
- the LOC131604965 gene encoding uncharacterized protein LOC131604965, translating into MDRSWMRANRLSDEYEHGVMEFLEFAEGNAKKDLPPPKSNAEDSHPTLFLCPCVRCANREPKLSKKEITDHLICEGICQSYTQWIWHGEAVANSNVSQRDNVSVEMDDRLEDMMRDIGQDSFKRAQAYDSLCIDKDTPLYPGCTNFTRLSAVLKLFNLKAINGWTDKGFTELLELLTQMLPEGNVLPIHYYEAKKILCPMGLEYEKIHACPNDCILYRKEYVNYNHCPKCKASRYKKRHGESSDDDEVKKGPPAKVVWYLPIISRFKRLYANANDAKNLRWHAEERKCDGQIRHVADSLQWKKIDYLFPNFGKESRNLRLGLATDGMNPFGNLNTKHSSWPVLLMIYNLSPRLVVGGRVDVFDAHSGEQFNMRAMLFCTINDFPAYGNLSGYKVKGHKACPICEKDTCYHQLEKGKKTVYLEHRKFLNRYHPYRRLRKAFNGEQEHGVAPKPLTGEEVYQRQQGITAVFGKYQKRPVVKNIWKKRSVFFDLPYWSSLEVRHCIDVMHVEKNVCDSVIGTLLNIQGKKKDGINARLDLGVMGIREELTPQYIGNKTYLPPACYTLSKKEKTSFCECLESIKVPHVAIRGILPNNVRKTITRLCLFFNAICCKAIDPLKLEDLENEAAVILCQLEMFFPPSFFDIMVHLIVHLVREIILCGPIFLRWMYPIERYMKILKGYTKNPHRPEASIIERYIAEEAIEFCSNYLSEVNAVGVPKSRHDGRCEGVGTQGLKIKSLSIDVVVQAHLYILNNTDEVQPYLSAHKSIIKKKYPKMSERGLLKEHNKSFSEWFKEKIAGDDSASKTIKWLSYEPKCNILTWSGYDINKTSFYTKAKDDRSTTQNSGVMIVAESMHFSSAKDKNPVMASTPYFGVIEEIWEVDYVVFKVPVFKYKWVDINSGVRIDEFGVTLVDLSKLAYADEPFIMASQAKQVFYVTDPSNKRWSVVLQGKVHDSDENQDANLDISETPPFSTNVPTFIEEDVEDDVHAIRIDHEEGIWEN; encoded by the exons atggatcgtagttggatgagagCTAATCGATTAAGTGATGAGTACGAACATGGAGTGATGGAATTTCTAGAGTTTGCTGAAGGTAATGCTAAAAAAGATCTTCCTCCTCCTAAAAGTAATGCTGAAGATAGTCACCCTACGCTTTTTCTCTGTCCATGTGTTCGTTGTGCAAATAGAGAACCAAAGCTTAGTAAGAAAGAAATCACAGATCATCTAATTTGTGAAGGTATTTGTCAAAGTTATACACAATGGATATGGCACGGTGAAGCGGTAGCAAATTCAAATGTGTCCCAAAGAGATAATGTTAGTGTAGAAATGGATGATCGTCTGGAAGACATGATGCGTGATATTGGACAAGATTCGTTTAAGAGGGCACAAGCGTATGATAGCTTATGCATTGACAAGGATACACCTTTGTACCCGGGATGCACAAATTTTACACGTTTGTCAGCcgtgttaaaattgtttaatctgaAGGCAATTAACGGGTGGACTGACAAAGGTTTTACCGAATTACTTGAATTGTTGACACAAATGCTTCCAGAAGGTAACGTACTGCCAATTCATTATTACGAGGCTAAGAAAATACTGTGTCCGATGGGTTTGGAGTatgaaaagatacatgcatgtcctaatgattgcatattatacagaAAAGAGTATGTAAACTATAACCATTGTCCGAAGTGCAAGGCGTCACGCTACAAAAAGAGACATGGTGAATCTAGTGATGATGATGAGGTCAAAAAGGGTCCTCCTGCGAAAGTGGTATGGTACCTACCAATAATTTCAAGGTTCAAGAGATTATACGCTAATGCAAACGATGCAAAGAATCTTAGATGGCATGcagaagaaagaaaatgtgatGGACAAATCCGCCATGTAGCTGAttctttgcaatggaagaaaattgattattTGTTTCCAAATTTTGGCAAAGAGTCGAGAAACCTTAGACTTGGACTtgctactgatggaatgaatccGTTTGGTAATCTAAATACTAAACATTCTTCTTGGCCTGTTCTTCTGATGATTTACAACCTATCTCCTAGACT TGTTGTGGGAGGAAGGGTGGATGTTTTCGATGCGCATTCTGGTGAACAGTTCAATATGCGTGCCATGTTGTTTTGCACCATCAACGATTTTCCGGCATATGGCAATTTGTCTGGGTATAAAGTTAAAGGGCATAAAGCGTGTCCTATATGTGAAAAAGACACATGTTACCATCAGCTTGAAAAAGGAAAGAAGACTGTTTATCTCGAGCATCGAAAATTTCTAAATCGTTATCATCCATATCGTAGATTGCGGAAAGCTTTCAATGGGGAACAAGAGCATGGTGTTGCTCCAAAGCCCCTAACTGGAGAGGAAGTTTATCAACGACAACAGGGCATTACTGCTGTCTTTGGAAAGTACCAAAAGCGGCCCGTTGtgaaaaatatatggaaaaagaGGTCGGTTTTCTTCgatcttccatattggtctaGTCTTGAGGTAAGACATTGTATTGATGTGATGCACGTGGAGAAAAATGTATGTGATAGTGTAATCGGAACACTTCTCAACATTCAAGGCAAGAAAAAGGATGGTATTAATGCTCGTCTAGATTTGGGCGTGATGGGTATACGAGAAGAGCTAACTCCACAATATATAG gtAACAAGACGTATCTGCCTCCTGCCTGCTACACTTTGtcgaaaaaagagaaaacaagtttTTGTGAGTGTTTAGAAAGTATCAAAGTGCCGCATG TGGCTATTCGTGGGATATTGCCTAACAATGTTAGGAAGACTATAACTAGGTTGTGCCTGTTTTTCAATGCAATTTGTTGCAAAGCCATTGATCCATTAAAGTTAGAAGATTTGGAAAATGAGGCTGCAGTTATCTTGTGCCAATTAGAGATGTTTTTTCCTCCttcattttttgacattatggttcacttgATTGTTCATCTAGTAAGGGAGATTATATTATGTGGTCCAATTTTTTTACGGTGGATGTATCCAATAGAGCGATACATGAAGATCCTAAAAGGGTATACCAAGAACCCACACCGTCCGGAAGCATCGATTATTGAGAGGTACATCGCAGAAGAAGCAATTGAGTTTTGTTCTAATTATTTGTCGGAAGTGAATGCTGTAGGGGTTCCCAAGTCTCGTCATGATGGAAGATGTGAGGGTGTGGGTACACAAGGTTTAAAGATCAAGAGCTTAAGTATTGATGTGGTTGTTCAAGCgcatttgtatatattgaataacaCGGATGAAGTTCAACCTTACTTATCTGCTCACAAAAGCATCATAAAGAAAAAGTACCCCAAGATGAGTGAAAGAGGGTTGTTAAAAGAGCATAATAAGAGTTTCTCTGAGTGGTTTAAAGAAAAAATTGCTGGTGATGATAGTGCTTCAAAAACAATTAAGTGGTTGTCCTATGAGCCTAAATGTAACATATTAACTTGGAGTGGATACGATATTAATAAAACTTCCTTTTATACAAAGGCAAAGGATGACCGTAGTACCACgcaaaatagtggggttatgaTTGTGGCCGAGTCCATGCACTTCTCTAGTGCTAAAGATAAAAACCCGGTTATGGCATCTACGCCCTACTTTGGGGTGATTGAAGAGATTTgggaagttgattatgttgtgttTAAAGTTCCTGTATTTAAATACAAATGGGTTGATATCAATAGTGGTGTAAGAAttgatgaatttggagttacactGGTTGATCTTAGCAAGTTAGCTTATGCGGACGAACCTTTCATCATGGCATctcaagcaaaacaagttttttatgtcaCAGATCCTTCTAATAAAAGGTGGTCAGTTGTTCTACAAGGAAAGGTGCATGATAGTGATGAAAATCAAGATGCGAATCTTGATATTTCAGAAACTCCTCCTTTCTCAACAAATGTGCCTACCTTCATTGAAGAAGATGTAGAGGATGATGTGCATGCTATTCGCATAGATCATGAAGAAGGGATATGGGAGAACTAG